The Mytilus galloprovincialis chromosome 3, xbMytGall1.hap1.1, whole genome shotgun sequence genomic interval CATTATACTACTGGTTCTGACAAATGCTCTGCACAAAGTATTTCTAAATTAATGAAATTCTTTTCTATCAGCAATCAAAACTAGTCTTCTGAGCTGCTGTAAAAGAACATACATTAAAGCATGTATGTATCTCATTGAAATGTCTACGACAGcgttaattataaaaaaagaagatgtggtatgattgcaaattagacaactgtccacaagataccaaaatgacaccgaaataaacatctataggttaccgtacggccttcaacaatgagcaaagcccataccgtatagtcagctataaaaggctgaCTATACATCTTTTACATTGAACTTAAGAATAATAATACCACAGATACAGCTATGTTTGGTTCATAACTTGATTAACACTACTTAAATTTAccagaaaaagaaaagaatttctTTGATTTAACTTGACTATTTATAGTTTTACTTACTCCATCTCGTAATCACTAATTCATAAAATAGAAATAACATAAAGACCTTAGGgggattttattttaattaaaagtcAATAATCAGAgttcttatatatcatgtatcaacatacatcaaaaatataatgatttgaaaaatttgtttctgcaaatatatagaagtGAAACGGATTATCATAGATTATCTGTTCCATAAACAAACACTGGTAAGTTCCACTGTTCATTTCTTCTTTCCTCGCTTTGCCATCATAATTAGTTGATTTCCTAGAGTGTCCTTTAAAAAATTGCTTATGTTTCAAATGAGTATTACTCTTATTGCTCAGAATGACtccaaaataattttgttacaaatTTTAACCTTTGAAATTTTTCATCTGTATGCATAAGAATTAATGAAGATATTTTGGTttacgtcaatgagacagaaaaGAAAACTAACTACAGAGTCCATTTAATGATAAGAAATTCAAACAATACGAAAACATAATGTTCATCCgaaatacaagtaaaaaaatgatTGATAAATCTTGCGTCATTGAAATACTCAACAATTTTTTGTCTGAAATGATACAATTACAAACACTAAGAAAAACTGTCATGAAGTTACTTGTTGAACTGTTGATAATAGGACCAAACAAAATAAACTAAATTGTGATAATAGATTAACATTTCGGGTCAGCAAAATATATCGTCTTTCTATATTCGTAGAATAAAAAGATGTGGGATGAGTGccaactctccatacaagtcacaatGTGTGCAACGTAAACAATTATAAAGAAcgtccttcaacacggagccttggctctcaACGTACAGCAAGCAATAAAGGGTCCcaaattgaagacccattggcggccttcggcttttgtctgctctatggtcggtttttgtctctttgacacattccccattccccatttctgttttcaattttagtataaaaaatataaataggaatccaacgttctaatctatataaaaaacaagttataagaaacacgtatgaaccacatcaacaaacgacaaccactgaacaacaggttacGACAAatacagcgggtttaaacgttttaacaggcaCCTACATGCTACATTCACCCTTAACCGAAACAGTCGTATTACATTACATTAAGAAGACACACTATAAAAGTGCAATTGGAATGGCATTACTTGGTCTAAacacatattaacaaaaacaataatcATACATTGGACGAATGAATTTCAACTATGACACAATATAATtacaatattaataaaataaagaaaggtGCACTTATAACTTAGTGACATTTACTTTTGATAATAACTACAGCAAATTGCTACACATTAAAATGGAACACTGTAATTTTcaatgaatttgaaataaaaaacataattacATCTATATCATTATAGTTGATATTcattttatatcattattattgttAATCCGGCTGACACGTGTGCCTGATTTTATTTCTTTCAACAGCAAGCATAAAACATATAGTAAGTTAAAgaagtatttatattttgtatgttgtgtATAATAATGATATGAACGAGTTGTTCACTATGATTGAGTAAATATTATGCAGGTAATCTTTTAAACTTTATGTGGATAATATTTCTGTGTAGACTTTTGTAATTGAaagcattttcatttttgtttttgtagataCAGTACTCCAATTTACATCAATAATCtggtgattttttaaaattattttacagGGCAAAATgcaatttttcttatttcttgcAATTATGATTTCGTTGAGCGTGGTTTCTCACTCATCGACACTTCATGGAATGAAGAATGTAAGTAAACCTATCTCATTATGTTTTAGTTATTTTCATTAAATGAATATGATAGTGATTTTCCACACAACTCACCAGAAGCAACATTGCATGATTGCAACAAAACCTAAACTAAGAAACAAAAAAGGGCAGTTTCGAACAAGATCTGAATGCCGATACCGGTACAACAATATATTGTGCGCAATACCACGTTTGGATCATAAGGTATCAACTTTTTCGATTGAAAGTGATACACCAGTTTGATTGGTATGCTGCATAAATTATAAAAACGGACAAACTAACAATATAGGCTTGCTATCCTGATAGAAATATCGATAGTATCAACATTAACcatatatgaaatacaaatatattgtttGAGTAAAAGATAATGAACTTTGGATCAGTAAAAATATCAGAATAGTGGCGGTTTTTTCTTTTAAGACAACCATCTGTAAAAATCGGTCATTTTCAGTAAATAAATTAAGTCACTTGAGATACATTCGTTAACGAAAAATGAAACAGCAAATGCACGCGAAATACTTAACTCtcaattaaactaaaaaaaaaccatgaatcCGAATTATTTAAACTTGACCGCCTCGCAAACAACTGCATGCTATATCGCGTCATGATATTTTCAAAGtttgctttttttatatttagattttattatattaatcgtctttttatgttattttcgGTTGAAACTAATCTTTACCAAATCGCCGCGATAATTAATACAATTCCAAACTACAGTTGTAAATTTAACCGATACAGTTTTACTGTATCacatgcacatttcgacaatttTCATTAGAGCGATGCTTAATGCCAAATATTTGAGACCCTAAAGCCAAACACACATGTTGACGTACCAATATCACTGAAATAGAACCAAATTGATATAGAAACAAAAGTATAGCTGTAATCAGGCGAATCAGCGATATGCATGAGAAGATATATTCATCAATCTCAATTTATTTCCGAAGTTTGCATAGCAGCCAGTCAAACAATATCCATATCATCATGTAAGTATCGAGGTATTGAGTCTAATCATTCGATAAACCACTGCATTGTAAGGCTTTACTTGTAGATATCCAAGTGCAATATTTTCTTGCTGCGTTAAAGACCCACTGAATAGATGGTCTTCGgctttttctgctctttggtcggtttgttgtctcttttacatacTCCCCGTTTCAATTCCCAATTCTGATTACAGAGTCTTACTAAACAAGATTGCAGGAATATGATGAGAACTCCTGAATTTAATGACAATTATAGTACGTGGACGGAACAAATGTGTCTATTTTGGGTGTACGGGTTTGAACAAAAGGAAGCAGAACGGTTAGCAACTGCAACTATTGAAGATGGAGATCTAGATAAAAATGGTGTGATTGACGGTGAaggtattttttaaatattgattagaatttgatataaaaattcgtttttttttttaaatttaactatTATGCATTTAATCTTTGTTAACAAATAAAAACGCAtttgcaaaaatgtcaaataaatcgAAAATCAACGTAGGAACTTTTTGTCTGtgcatttttactttttattgaaaagaagaattaacaaaaaacaagaactctaaggaaaattcaaaaatgaaagtctCTTAACAAATGGCagaatcaaacgctcaaacacatcaaacgaatggataacaactgttatagtcctgacttggtacaggcatttcattATGTAAACAAAGGTTGATAAAATCTGGTCTTAAAGCTACATTATTTTTCTGTATGAGAATCgcgttaaatttttttattttgacaacaGTGTGTGAGCTAAGTACATAGACAGATTAGGTTAAAATGTCAAGTCGCACCTGATAAATAATtcagagaaaaaaatgaatatttgtttaCAGTTTAGCGGGAACCGTCTTGATTTTACATTTTCGATGAAGAATAGGGGCAGTATTGAGTTATATTCTTCCTTCAATTTATAGAATATCAGCGATTTCATTCCTTTTCAGAATTGTTTGGTAGACCAAACCCAGAAAAGACAAAGAATGTAACAGCTTAATTGTGGTCTACCTCACGAAAATAAAATGAATCATTTAATGTCTTCTTGTATTTTTTGTCGAACAAATGTAAAAATCATTTACATGAGTTTGATGCAGTAAACTGGAAACTATAGCGTTATAACAGTGTGAGTGAAGGATTTCAATTAATCAAAGGGTTAGAGTGGGTAAAACTTTCATTATTAGAATTTAATTCTGCTATCACGGTGTTTAAGTAGCCCATAATCTCTTTGTTGGACAAttgaactaaaatataaaacaaacaatttgaaTTACAGATTTTGAAATAGACTTTACCGAAAACATTGTAGATCATTAGCTGTTTTGTTAAACATTACAAGAATAACCAAATACATTGGAAAACACAGTAGAATATCGGTCGTTGTGTAAAAGTGTAAGTATTGGTAGGTATTAGAATTTAATTTCCTCTATGTAATTATTGGTTTCCGTCTGTTTGAGCCTGAAATTGGTTTGGGGGGATTCAAagcggaaagttcataatcacatgggaaaattcaaatgataaaacacatcaaacgaatggacaacaactgtcatattcctgacttggtacaggcattttcttatgtagaaaatggttgatttaacctggttctatagcgctaaacctctcacatttatgacagtcgcattaaattccattatatttacaacgatgcgtgaacaaaacagacccaataggtaaaatagtcaaaatatgggtacagcagtcaacactgtgtcacaatctcaaaacaaacaaatatctaacaaaaaaaacacaaaaagcatctatcaaatttaaaaaccaaatGCATTacttcgcgtgtttgacgtcataaaatgtaaacgtcacatagaaaggactataaaataattttgctgttcaatgtttttttccaaaaacTATAATTTCACATGgtgaatggtggtatacagggtaaaaaattaaaagtatgttagaacttatttcagaaacagaccgagatttaaaattaccCAGAAGCTCTTTAGCAGTTTTAAGAATCCACTTATGGTTAATACCCCTACGCGAGTAAAATAATTtagtcgttcaaagtattttcaactttataattaaacaatatcataatgacatataataaaacaataacataatgacatataatagaacaataacataatgacatataatagaacaataacataataacatataatagaacaaaacACACTGGCAgaatctttaaaagtacagagtcacgtcatatgaaccaaggaaacacaaaaagtcacacatacaaaacacaccagcaaaaatgaatgatacaaacacattgacaggatgtataagtaccgagccacgtcaaatggatatcacagaaaacagaccaaacagtaaaagtaatattaatgatagaacaaagacaaatgaaagtaATCTCTACATGTTTATGTGCTTGAAAGTCTCGAACCTTGACAGTTGTTTTCTTTGGTactttttgtttaccattttggGCTAATTTGGCGGATAAGGTGTCGGTGATAGATCTTTGATAATCGCTGTTAAATTATTCACAATTTTTCTAGACAATAGGCA includes:
- the LOC143066379 gene encoding uncharacterized protein LOC143066379 isoform X1; this translates as MQGKMQFFLFLAIMISLSVVSHSSTLHGMKNSLTKQDCRNMMRTPEFNDNYSTWTEQMCLFWVYGFEQKEAERLATATIEDGDLDKNGVIDGEELFGRPNPEKTKNVTA
- the LOC143066379 gene encoding uncharacterized protein LOC143066379 isoform X2, translating into MQFFLFLAIMISLSVVSHSSTLHGMKNSLTKQDCRNMMRTPEFNDNYSTWTEQMCLFWVYGFEQKEAERLATATIEDGDLDKNGVIDGEELFGRPNPEKTKNVTA